In Gossypium hirsutum isolate 1008001.06 chromosome D06, Gossypium_hirsutum_v2.1, whole genome shotgun sequence, one genomic interval encodes:
- the LOC107944462 gene encoding protein WALLS ARE THIN 1 — protein MADAGGSAVSKRMWCSVPERLQLHMAMLALQFGYAGFHVVSRAALNMGVSKLVFPVYRNIIAFLLLLPFAYFLEKKDRPAITLNFLLQFFLLALVGITANQGFYLLGLDNTSPTFASAIQNSVPAITFLMAALLRIEKVRLDRKDGISKVIGTALCVAGASVITLYQGPTIYSPRPSLNRPTPPMFVSLGDANGKNWTLGCLFLIGHCLSWSGWLVLQAPVLKKYPARLSVTSYTCFFGLIQFLVIAAVFERDAQAWVFHSGGELFTILYAGVVASGIAFAVQIWCIDRGGPVFVAVYQPVQTLVVAIMSSVALGEEFYLGGIIGAVLIITGLYLVLWGKSEERKFAAQEKAAIQSSTAEHGNSRASSHIKTSLTQPLLPPSTENV, from the exons ATGGCTGATGCAGGTGGTTCAGCCGTCTCTAAGAGGATGTGGTGCTCGGTTCCCGAAAGACTCCAGCTGCATATGGCCATGTTGGCCTTGCAGTTCGGCTATGCAGGGTTCCATGTGGTTTCTCGAGCTGCCCTTAACATGGGCGTTAGCAAACTCGTCTTCCCAGTCTATAGAAACATCATTGCTTTCCTTCTCCTCCTCCCATTTGCATATTTCCTCGAAAA GAAGGACCGACCAGCCATTacactaaattttcttttacagTTCTTCCTCTTAGCTCTTGTCGG gatAACAGCAAATCAAGGTTTCTATTTGCTTGGTTTGGATAACACATCACCAACCTTTGCATCTGCAATACAAAACTCAGTCCCAGCCATTACTTTTCTAATGGCTGCTTTGCTTAGGATAGAAAAAGTGAGGCTTGATCGAAAAGATGGGATATCAAAGGTAATAGGAACAGCCTTATGCGTGGCTGGTGCATCAGTGATAACATTATACCAAGGTCCAACCATATACAGTCCAAGACCATCATTAAATAGACCCACACCACCTATGTTTGTTTCTTTGGGTGACGCAAATGGAAAGAATTGGACACTTGGTTGTTTGTTTTTGATCGGTCATTGCTTGTCTTGGTCTGGTTGGCTAGTGTTACAAGCACCGGTGCTGAAGAAGTACCCGGCTAGACTCTCGGTTACGTCCTATACATGTTTCTTTGGTCTCATTCAGTTCCTTGTTATTGCTGCGGTTTTTGAAAGGGATGCTCAAGCTTGGGTTTTTCACTCTGGTGGTGAACTCTTCACTATTCTCTATGCG GGAGTGGTGGCATCGGGGATTGCATTTGCTGTACAAATATGGTGCATTGACAGAGGTGGCCCTGTCTTCGTTGCTGTTTATCAACCTGTTCAGACTCTTGTTGTTGCTATTATGTCTTCCGTTGCTTTAGGTGAAGAGTTCTATTTGGGAGG TATCATAGGGGCAGTGCTGATCATAACGGGATTATATTTAGTGCTATGGGGTAAAAGCGAAGAAAGAAAATTCGCAGCTCAAGAAAAAGCCGCAATTCAGTCGTCAACGGCGGAGCACGGCAACAGCAGAGCATCGAGCCATATCAAAACATCCCTTACTCAGCCACTTTTGCCACCTTCAACGGAAAATGTTTGA